A genomic window from Thunnus maccoyii chromosome 2, fThuMac1.1, whole genome shotgun sequence includes:
- the LOC121885555 gene encoding LOW QUALITY PROTEIN: trace amine-associated receptor 1 (The sequence of the model RefSeq protein was modified relative to this genomic sequence to represent the inferred CDS: substituted 1 base at 1 genomic stop codon) → MCFDRFDXTMDNSSLGFHYDANTSLQIELQSCTTLRNQASRIFLYGFFSIGIVCTVVGNFLVVLSIAYFKQLQSPTNSFVMSLAVADCLVGLVVMPYSMIRTVEGCWYFGGLFCQLHSSLDVMLCTASIFHLSCIAFDRYYAVCNPLVYSLKMSRNRVALLIVICWAVPMLISFGPIMLDLHIAGVDILLPNNVCIFLVNRIYAVMASLVAFYLPMAIMLVAYWKIFKAAKRQARQISAMESQMAAGVGKDSSKKQRHRNTMKREGKAAKTLGIIMGVFLIFWMPFFTVNIVDPFIEYSTEVVVWDIFLWLGYINSSLNPFLYGFFYRSFRRAFLMFMGCKVCLPGSSPGMDLSHTKKEENEHADQP, encoded by the coding sequence ATGTGTTTTGACAGGTTTGATTAGACCATGGATAACAGCAGCTTGGGATTCCACTACGACGCTAACACATCTCTTCAGATTGAACTTCAGTCCTGTACGACATTGAGGAATCAGGCTTCTCGCATTTTCCTGTATGGCTTCTTCTCTATAGGCATTGTTTGCACAGTGGTGGGCAACTTCCTTGTGGTCTTGTCCATTGCCTACTTCAAGCAATTGCAGTCACCCACAAACTCCTTCGTCATGTCCCTGGCAGTGGCTGACTGCCTTGTTGGTCTGGTAGTGATGCCATATAGTATGATTCGGACTGTAGAGGGGTGCTGGTACTTTGGTGGCCTTTTTTGTCAGCTTCATTCTAGCCTGGATGTCATGCTCTGCACTGCCTCCATATTCCATCTGAGCTGTATTGCCTTTGACCGCTACTACGCTGTCTGCAACCCACTAGTTTACTCTTTAAAGATGTCCCGCAATCGGGTAGCTCTCCTCATTGTCATATGTTGGGCTGTTCCCATGCTCATTTCCTTTGGTCCCATAATGCTAGATCTCCATATTGCCGGTGTGGACATCCTGCTCCCTAACAATGTATGCATCTTCTTGGTCAATCGCATTTATGCTGTCATGGCTTCCTTGGTAGCCTTTTACTTGCCCATGGCTATTATGTTGGTGGCCTACTGGAAGATCTTCAAAGCTGCCAAACGGCAGGCCAGGCAGATCAGCGCTATGGAAAGCCAGATGGCTGCTGGAGTGGGCAAAGACTCAAGCAAGAAACAACGACACCGGAATACTatgaagagagaaggaaaggcTGCAAAAACTTTGGGTATCATTATGGGAGTTTTCCTAATCTTCTGGATGCCCTTCTTTACAGTAAACATTGTGGACCCTTTCATTGAATACAGCACGGAGGTGGTCGTCTGGGATATATTTTTGTGGCTAGGATATATCAACTCATCACTAAATCCCTTCCTGTATGGTTTCTTCTACCGTTCCTTCCGTAGGGCTTTCCTCATGTTCATGGGCTGTAAAGTATGCCTGCCTGGATCCTCCCCTGGGATGGACCTATCGCATACtaagaaagaggaaaatgaacATGCAGATCaaccataa
- the LOC121883643 gene encoding mucin-5AC-like — MAPTQAPATAAPSTLMNTTPSPANMTSPPLNATSPPVNMTSPPLNATSPPANMTSPPLNATSPPVNMTSPSANATSQPVSATSSQINVTSPSVNATSAPPPGNVTSPPVNGTSAQPVVTTGAPTQTTAAPSDDSKLILGFKMEQNFTSQLANKSSPEFQSLATKVKAALDEIYKKTYGSSFLRSVINSFSQGSVVVDAELVFNGASSVPDTSAAKQVLVAASNSSDFSLPVNASSVSVTRVGTPTAAPTSAAPTAAPTAASTAALTRAPNVTAAPNATAAPTAAPNATAAPTAAPNATAAPTAAPNATAAPTAAPNATAAPTAAPNVTAASTAAPNATAAPTAAPNATAAPTAAPNATAAPTAAPNATAAPTAAPTAAPTAAPSDDSKLILGFKMEQNFTSQLANKSSPEFQSLATKVKTALDEIYKKTYGSSFLRSVINSFSQGSVVVDAELVFNGASSVPDTSAAKQVLVAASNSSDFSLPVNASSVSVTRVGTPTSAAPTAAPTVAPTAAPTAAPTAAPTAAPTAAPTAAPTAAPTAAPTAAPTAAPTAAPTAAPTAAPTAAPTAAPTAAPTAAPTAAPTAAPTAAPTAAPTAAPTAAPTTTTTTTTTTIPSTDAPSSSEGTLGLQFSLDQTFTSDLSSSSSTAFKTLATKVVTEINKVGKKLHGSSFLRSIVNSFKSGSVVVDMTLVYKDKNSVPSTSSATSSFSSELSSSTTLNVVPGSVSAQSTSTSSSPPRPTMVSLSVLSLTLLAVAQMLIDL; from the exons ATGGCACCAACTCAAGCCCCAGCCACAGCTGCACCTTCAACACTGATGAACACAACTCCCTCACCAG CtaacatgacatcaccaccactcaacgcaacttcaccaccagtcaacatgacctcaccgcCACTCAACGCAACTTCACCACCAGCCAACATGACCTCACCGCCACTCAACGCaacttcaccaccagtcaatATGACCTCACCATCGGCAAATGCAACCTCCCAACCTGTCAGTGCAACGTCATCACAAATCAATGTAACCTCACCATCAGTGAATGCAACCTCAGCACCACCGCCAG GCAATGTAACCTCTCCACCAGTAAATGGAACATCAGCACAACCAGTTGTCACAACTGGTGCTCCAACCCAAACAACAGCTGCCCCATCAGATGACTCAAAGCTCATATTGGGATTTAAGATGGAGCAAAACTTTACATCACAACTTGCAAACAAGTCTTCCCCAGAGTTTCAGTCTTTAGCTACCAAAGTAAAAGCAGCG CTTGATGAAATCTACAAAAAAACATATGGAAGCAGTTTCCTTCGATCTGTGATCAACTCTTTCAG TCAAGGTTCAGTTGTGGTGGATGCTGAGCTGGTATTTAACGGTGCCAGCTCAGTCCCAGATACTAGTGCTGCAAAACAAGTCCTGGTGGCAGCATCCAACAGTTCCGACTTCTCCCTTCCAGTCAATGCATCAAGTGTTTCTGTAACGA GAGTTGGTACACCTACAGCCGCACCTACATCTGCAGCTCCAACTGCTGCTCCTACCGCAGCTTCAACTGCAGCTCTAACTAGAGCTCCAAATGTTACTGCTGCTCCCAATGCTACAGCTGCCCCTACTGCTGCTCCCAATGCTACAGCTGCCCCTACTGCAGCTCCAAATGCTACAGCTGCCCCTACTGCTGCTCCCAATGCTACAGCTGCTCCTACTGCTGCTCCTAATGCTACAGCTGCCCCTACTGCAGCTCCTAATGTTACAGCTGCCTCTACTGCAGCTCCAAATGCTACAGCTGCCCCTACTGCTGCTCCCAATGCTACAGCTGCCCCTACTGCTGCTCCTAATGCTACAGCTGCCCCTACTGCAGCTCCAAATGCTACAGCTGCCCCTACTGCTGCTCCTACTGCAGCTCCAACTGCAGCCCCATCAGATGACTCAAAGCTCATATTGGGATTTAAGATGGAGCAAAACTTCACATCACAACTTGCAAACAAGTCTTCCCCAGAGTTTCAGTCTTTAGCTACCAAAGTAAAAACAGCG CTTGATGAGATCTACAAAAAAACATATGGAAGCAGTTTCCTTCGATCTGTGATCAACTCTTTCAG TCAAGGTTCAGTTGTGGTGGATGCTGAGCTGGTATTTAATGGTGCCAGCTCAGTCCCAGATACTAGTGCTGCAAAACAAGTCCTCGTGGCAGCATCCAACAGTTCCGATTTCTCCCTCCCAGTCAATGCATCAAGTGTTTCTGTAACGA GAGTTGGTACACCTACATCTGCAGCTCCAACAGCTGCTCCAACAGTGGCTCCAACTGCCGCTCCTACCGCAGCTCCAACTGCTGCTCCTACCGCAGCTCCAACTGCTGCTCCAACTGCAGCTCCAACTGCTGCTCCAACTGCAGCTCCAACTGCGGCTCCAACTGCGGCTCCAACTGCAGCTCCAACTGCAGCTCCAACTGCTGCTCCTACCGCAGCTCCAACTGCTGCTCCTACCGCAGCTCCAACTGCTGCTCCAACTGCAGCTCCAACTGCAGCTCCAACTGCGGCTCCAACTGCAGCTCCAACTGCAGCTCCAACTGCGGCTCCAACAACGacaactactacaactactacaactATTCCATCAACAGATGCTCCTTCATCCAGTGAGGGCACCCTGGGTCTTCAGTTTAGTCTCGACCAAACATTTACATCAGATCTCTCCAGCTCATCCTCAACAGCGTTTAAGACTTTAGCCACAAAAGTGGTCACAGAG ATAAACAAAGTGGGTAAAAAGCTCCATGGATCATCTTTCCTTCGGTCCATTGTGAACTCATTCAA GAGTGGATCAGTGGTTGTCGACATGACTCTTGTGTACAAAGATAAAAACTCTGTTCCTTCAACAAGCTCTGCGACTTCATCATTCAGCAGTGAACTCAGCAGCTCCACCACCCTGAACGTTGTACCAGGCAGCGTTTCTGCAC agtcaacatcaacatcaagcAGTCCTCCTCGACCCACAATGGTGTCATTGTCAGTCTTGTCACTAACACTGCTGGCTGTGGCACAAATGCTGATAGACTTATAG
- the LOC121885567 gene encoding mucin-5AC-like, whose amino-acid sequence MALALLYPQITFTISDVLGVLEKKCNFSTSQHDITASQPNHTTGQYDLTTRQYNLSTSEPNLTSSQYDLTSSQHDITISQHDVTISQCNLKSSQYDLITSPHNLTTSQCDLKSSQYVLTTSQHDITTSPCDLHSSQHDLTISQCNLTTSPYDLSNSSCNLTTTHHNVIARQGSVVADVDLIFNEVNSLPNASSAADTLVAAASSSNFSLSVNTSSISATVVQTPTQAPTTAQPSTPTSASPLPANTSSPPVNGTSAPPKITTTGVPATTTTAAPPPEPKIKLGFKLRESFKPELANKSSPAFKDLENKVTTQLDKVYSERFGTSFNRTLINSFSQGSVVVDAELIFNNATTLPNASSATETLKTAASNSSFSLSVNTSSITATVVMAPTQAPATAAPSTLINTTPSPANTSSPPVNGTSAPPRITTTGAPATTTTAAPTQEPKIKLGFKLRESFKPELANKSSPAFKDLENKVTTQLDKVYSEKFGKSFNQTVINSFSQGSIVVDAELKFNNATTLPNASSVTETLKTAASNSSFSLSVNTSSITATVVMAPTQAPATVAPSTLMNTTPSPANTSAPQVNETSAPSRITTTGIPATTTTAAPTQEPTIKLGFKLRESFKPELANKSSPAFKDLENKVTTPLNKVYSEKFGTSFNRTVIIGFSQGSIVVDAELKFNNATTLPNASSVTETLKTAASNSSFSLSVNTSSITATVVMTPTQAPATVAPSTLMNTTPSPASDISI is encoded by the exons ATGGCGTTGGCTCTACTGTATCCCCAAATTACTTTTACCATTTCTGACGTGCTAGGGGTGCTCGAAAA GAAATGCAACTTCtccaccagtcaacatgacatcactgccAGTCAACCCAACCACACCACAGGTCAATATGACCTCACCACCAGACAATATAACCTCAGCACAAGTGAACCCAACCTCACATCCAGTCAATATGACCTCACCAGCAGtcaacatgacatcaccatcaGTCAACATGATGTCACCATCAGTCAATGCAACCTCAAATCCAGTCAATATGACCTCATCACCAGCCCACataacctcaccaccagtcaatgTGACCTCAAATCCAGTCAATATGTtctcaccaccagtcaacatgacatcaccaccagtCCATGCGACCTCCACAGtagtcaacatgacctcaccatcagtcaatgcaacctcaccaccagtccaTATGACCTCTCAAACAGTTcatgcaacctcaccaccactcaccACAATGTCATTGCAAG GCAGGGATCCGTTGTGGCAGATGTTGACCTGATATTCAATGAGGTGAATTCACTGCCAAATGCCAGTTCAGCTGCTGACACATTGGTGGCTGCTGCTTCCAGCTCAAACTTTTCCCTGAGCGTCAATACATCGTCCATTTCTGCAACTG TTGTGCAGACACCAACCCAAGCCCCCACCACAGCCCAACCTTCAACTCCAACAAGTGCAAGTCCCTTACCAG cTAACACAAGCTCTCCACCAGTAAATGGAACATCAGCACCACCAAAAATCACAACTACTGGTGTCCCAGCTACAACCACAACTGCTGCGCCACCACCAGAGCCAAAAATTAAGCTGGGATTTAAGTTGCGGGAAAGTTTTAAACCAGAACTTGCAAACAAATCCTCACCAGCGTTCAAGGATCTAGAAAACAAAGTAACCACTCAA CTCGACAAGGTGTATTCAGAAAGATTTGGAACAAGCTTCAATCGAACTCTCATCAACAGCTTCAG TCAAGGTTCAGTTGTGGTTGATGCTGAGCTGATATTCAATAATGCAACTACACTACCAAATGCCAGTTCTGCGACTGAAACTCTGAAGACTGCTGCTTCCAACTCAAGCTTTTCCCTCAGTGTCAACACATCATCTATTACTGCAACTG ttgtGATGGCACCAACTCAAGCCCCAGCCACGGCTGCACCTTCAACACTGATTAACACAACTCCCTCACCAG CTAACACAAGCTCTCCACCAGTAAATGGAACATCAGCACCACCAAGAATCACAACCACTGGTGCCCCAGCGACAACCACAACTGCTGCTCCAACTCAAGAGCCAAAAATTAAGCTGGGATTTAAGTTGCGGGAAAGTTTTAAACCAGAACTTGCAAACAAATCCTCACCAGCGTTCAAGGATCTAGAAAACAAAGTAACCACTCAG CTCGACAAGGTGTATTCAGAAAAATTTGGAAAAAGCTTCAATCAAACTGTCATCAACAGCTTCAG tCAAGGTTCCATTGTGGTTGATGCTGAGCTGAAATTCAATAATGCGACTACACTACCAAATGCCAGTTCTGTGACTGAAACTTTGAAGACTGCTGCTTCCAACTCCAGCTTTTCCCTCAGTGTCAACACATCATCTATTACTGCAACCG ttgtgaTGGCACCAACTCAAGCCCCAGCCACAGTTGCACCTTCAACACTGATGAATACAACTCCCTCACCAG cTAATACAAGCGCTCCACAAGTAAATGAAACATCAGCACCATCAAGAATCACAACCACTGGTATCCCAGCAACAACCACAACTGCTGCCCCAACTCAAGAACCGACAATTAAGCTGGGATTTAAGTTGCGGGAAAGTTTTAAACCAGAACTTGCAAACAAATCCTCACCAGCGTTCAAGGATCTAGAAAACAAAGTAACCACACCG CTCAACAAGGTGTATTCAGAAAAATTTGGAACAAGCTTCAATCGAACTGTCATCATTGGCTTCAG tcaaGGTTCCATTGTGGTTGATGCTGAGCTGAAATTCAATAATGCGACTACACTACCAAATGCCAGTTCTGTGACTGAAACTTTGAAGACTGCTGCTTCCAACTCCAGTTTTTCCCTCAGTGTCAACACATCATCTATTACTGCAACCG TTGTGATGACACCAACTCAAGCTCCAGCCACAGTTGCACCTTCAACACTGATGAATACAACTCCCTCACCAG CAAGTGATATAAGTATCTAA